From Anopheles funestus chromosome 3RL, idAnoFuneDA-416_04, whole genome shotgun sequence, a single genomic window includes:
- the LOC125769357 gene encoding echinoderm microtubule-associated protein-like 2: MSNETEQETPATVGGDGDVLKSSTVPVQQQQQQQQYHHHHHHHIMSTSVEEVDEQVLEMTQSTATVNNSNSQVQKSYKNLHEFSEEMLETEKAGLVERVYDLERQVLEHKDEIVCLKSTLADVLRRLATIDNSYENSTSGSGRGGTGTPAGMGGGMSAGVGAHHAASDNVSGTVQTNSLSSKSFRFSRNTLTRLNSTVEEKRFGRVPSRVTSSPSRMKPNLAQKAIHYSNGSLHSDSMSSHSISPAPSPSPRQPNAATPVNSHHALLSSSGMGKRWSSTGDFISTPGSPSGTGSSGSMSRFSAKSLLNLSGNSSRQGQSHPYVQRKNEDDEYVKLYISGRPIVIHIPEAQLSTYELTKVQPAPNRRLRLDWAYGYRGKDCRSNLYQLPTGEMVYFVAAVVILYNMDEHTQRHYLGHTDDVKSLAVHPNKLLVASGQCGGHEGRESLPHILIWNSVSLATLNMIGCGEFTGAINCLSFSRADSGSILAAIDDSPDKIISIWDWQKKDGGRKITETKCSVDTVVAVEFHPLDKGQIITIGKNHIAFWSLDQNGMLYKRMGVFESFEKPKYVTAISFTQTGDVVTGDSSGNLAVWKRGTNVISRFLKKVHEGPVFTICALRNGGFVTGGKDGLLLLFDDALHMKAEQIVEAHFGAVRVVAQGKGSQLLIGTTKNCILSGDFTLSLVPIVMGHTDILWSLATHPQVAQFVTGGRDRLLQLWDSLSHSVVWSKDIGEPIHSVQIANGGDAIVAGGVGGRWSVFDIVTRELLATYTDGQEVIQCLQFSPDGNLLAVGSKDNCIYIYQCTKVAHRFSKIGKCSGHSSFISHLDWSKDSQILRSNSGDYEILYWNPTLCRQITSQSTVKNLEWATQNCSVSFETIGIWPENFDGTDINSVCKDGEEQFLVCADDFGKIRLFSFPASQPKSLSHSYKGHSSHVTSVQFMHDGVRLLSAGGMDTSVLQWRVV, translated from the exons AGGAAATGCTGGAAACGGAAAAGGCCGGCCTAGTCGAGCGTGTGTACGATCTCGAACGGCAAGTACTGGAGCACAAGGATGAGATCGTTTGTCTCAAGTCCACCCTGGCCGATGTGTTACGTCGCCTGGCCACGATAGATAACAGCTACGAGAACAGCACGAGTGGAAGTGGCCGTGGTGGAACCGGAACGCCCGCCGGAATGGGCGGTGGTATGAGTGCAGGAGTAGGAGCGCATCATGCGGCCAGTGATAACGTGTCCGGCACTGTACAGACGAATAGTTTATCCAGCAAAAGTTTTCGCTTCTCCCGCAATACCCTGACGAGgc TGAACTCTACCGTGGAGGAGAAACGCTTCGGGCGGGTACCGTCCCGTGTGACCAGCTCACCGTCGCGCATGAAGCCGAACCTCGCGCAAAAGGCCATCCACTACTCGAACGGTTCGTTGCATTCCGACTCGATGAGCAGCCATTCGATCTCACCTGCACCGTCCCCATCACCGAGGCAACCGAATGCGGCCACACCCGTCAATTCGCACCATGCCCTGCTCTCCTCGTCCGGCATGGGAAAGCGGTGGTCCTCGACGGGGGATTTCATCAGCACACCTGGCAGCCCGAGCGGCACCGGAAGCAGTGGAAG CATGTCGAGATTTTCGGCCAAATCACTGCTGAATCTCAGTGGCAATTCTAGCCGCCAGGGTCAATCACATCCATACGTGCAGCGCAAAAATGAAGACGACGAGTACGTGAAGCTGTACATCAGCGGACGTCCGATCGTCATACACATTCCCGAAGCACAACTGTCCACGTACGAACTGACGAAGGTACAACCGGCCCCGAACAGACGTTTACGGCTCGATTGGGCGTACGGCTATCGGGGCAAGGACTGTCGTTCGAATCTGTACCAACTACCGACGGGCGAGATGGTTTATTTTGTCGCGGCCGTTGTCATCCTGTACAACATGGACGAACATACGCAGCGTCACTATCTCGGCCATACGGACGATGTGAAAAGTTTGGCCGTACATCCGAACAAGCTGCTGGTCGCTAGTGGACAGTGCGGTGGCCACGAAGGGCGTGAATCGTTACCACACATCCTTATCTGGAATTCCGTCTCGTTGGCTACGCTAAACATGATCGGCTGCGGTGAATTTACCGGTGCGATCAATTGTCTCTCGTTTAGCCGGGCGGACAGTGGCAGCATTCTGGCAGCGATTGACGATTCACCGGACAAAATCATCTCGATATGGGACTGGCAGAAGAAGGACGGTGGACGGAAGATTACCGAAACGAAGTGTTCCGTCGATACGGTGGTGGCGGTCGAGTTTCATCCGCTCGACAAGGGGCAGATCATAACGATCGGCAAGAATCATATCGCGTTTTGGTCGCTCGATCAGAACGGCATGCTGTACAAGCGGATGGGTGTGTTCGAGAGCTTCGAAAAGCCGAAGTACGTGACGGCGATATCGTTCACGCAGACGGGCGATGTCGTGACCGGTGATTCCAGTGGCAATTTGGCCGTCTGGAAGCGTGGCACCAACGTTATTAGCCGGTTTCTGAAGAAAGTGCACGAAGGGCCTGTGTTTACGATTTGCGCATTAAGGAATGGTGGTTTCGTGACGGGCGGTAAGGACGGATTGCTCTTACTGTTCGACGATGCGCTGCACATGAAGGCGGAACAGATCGTAGAGGCACATTTCGGTGCGGTACGCGTGGTGGCACAGGGCAAGGGGTCTCAGCTGCTGATCGGCACGACGAAGAATTGCATCCTGTCCGGTGACTTTACGCTTAGCCTCGTGCCGATCGTGATGGGTCACACGGATATACTGTGGTCGCTGGCAACGCACCCGCAGGTGGCCCAGTTCGTTACCGGTGGCCGGGACAGGCTGCTGCAGTTGTGGGACTCACTATCGCACTCGGTCGTGTGGAGTAAAGATATTGGCGAACCGATACACTCGGTACAGATAGCGAACGGGGGTGACGCGATTGTGGCGGGTGGGGTCGGTGGACGTTGGTCCGTCTTTGACATAGTGACGCGAGAACTGTTGGCAACGTATACCGACGGTCAGGAGGTGATACAGTGCCTGCAGTTCTCACCGGACGGTAATCTGCTGGCAGTCGGTTCCAAAGACAACTGCATCTACATCTATCAGTGCACGAAAGTGGCGCATCGATTTTCCAAGATTGGAAAGTGCTCG GGTCATTCTAGTTTCATATCACATCTCGATTGGTCAAAGGACAGTCAAATTTTGCGATCTAATTCGGGCGATTATGAAATATTATATT GGAATCCAACACTCTGCCGTCAAATTACGAGCCAAAGCACGGTGAAGAACCTCGAATGGGCCACCCAGAACTGTTCCGTAAGCTTCGAAACGATTGGCATCTGGCCGGAGAACTTTGACGGCACGGACATCAACAGTGTGTGCAAGGACGGTGAGGAACAATTCCTTGTTTGTGCCGATGATTTCGGCAAAATTCGACTGTTTAGTTTTCCAGCATCGCAGCCAAAG TCGCTATCCCATAGTTACAAGGGCCACAGTAGCCATGTAACGTCGGTACAATTTATGCACGATGGCGTGCGTCTTTTATCTGCCGGAGGTATGGACACGAGTGTACTGCAATGGAGAGTAGTGTAG